The genomic region GGGGCTCTGTTTATCCTCACTCATCATCAACCCTAATTCAAAAATCATAATCTCACTGTCTCCTTATCAGTTCCCTTGATCAAGAacacaaaatttcataaaatccCCAGGGGGGACAGCCCACCAATGGTTCAAgcacaaaattttcttttgaaatggCTGGTGTTCCAACTTTGAGAGTGAGTCTGTATTGGATAAGtgagtattaaaaaaaaaagaatttatttatcatataataaataatagggTTGAAGAATTTGCAAGTGGGGAAAAGGGGCAGACCCACGCACTAGATGTTGTAAAACTGTAGGATGGAATCGCATGTGTTGGCTGCATTACAAATAGGAAACAAACTAATGCTCTTCAAACTCGGATATTTTACACACCATATCTCCACTACCATCACCTTCACCCTctactttctttcttttctatctCCCCTacttatcttttttgttttctacttGATGATGCAGCCACACGTACTGTATCGATTgtgaataaaaagtttgagtGGCTTATAAGGTTTTTAAAGAACCCAAATTCTTAATGACGTGTTTTTAGACGTATAAGTTACTCAAACTTCTCGTTTACGACTATGCTACTTAGTTCAATACTTATgatcttttgtctttttagtttttaaagaTATTCGgatgaaataaagaaagtgTAAAGGGATGATTACCCCATCTATCATGAGGTGTAGTGTAAATACACGGGGACTCTCTGTGGTTCGAAAAATTGTATCTggtattcttaaaatttgtttccgTTCAAAAATAGATCCTCGAAATTAGTTAAAAGATGGAATTTGTGAggtttatttgtatttttagttctgtaGTTATTGTCATTCGATTAGTTCTATAGATTGTTATGattgtaaaataattcttcattttttaaatttctcgaTTTTAGGATAAAATCGGCTAACATTGTCAAAGTCGGATGGAATTTTTTCGCccaattttgaaattctagctaattttatcttgaaattgcaaaaaacttaaaaacatacaggactaaattgcTATCCTAGTAACTTAGATGATCAAATGCCAAAAGATCATAACTACAGGaccaaaaaaatgcatttaagctAATCCATAATGATCTTAAAggatttttaatatttaccaCATAATGATATTGAGTTTAACACAATTTACCTTCATGTGATATTGctaatgagcaaattacccatctatgaaaaaaataatatcaaatttaccccctgtgttctttaaaatgaagcaatttattaCCTTCTCGAGTCTCTGtttaaagaggtaaattacttcattttgaaaaatatagagggataaattcctgcattttttaaaatacatggaggtaaattgaAAGATCACGTGAGATGAATATTCATTATTCGATGAAAAGGATAAACTGGcgaaaatattattgaaatcataaaaattaaaagaatacaGAACACAAAAATACTatactaaaaaattgaaagacgAAATTACTAAATAACGTAAATTGCAAGACCAAAAATACACTTAATTCTGTGAACAacgtaaatttataatatatttttggtatgtTCCCAATGTGGTGTATTATTATTGAGTTATCTCCATAGTGGTCATGGGTCATAAATGCTATTGGTGCATGACTCATAACTCATGCATTATGTATATGTGATGTTATGAAACTTACCATAATTAAGATGATTGCTCTTTTCCTTATCTCTCTATACTGCTACATAATTGAACATCAAATTTGGTGTCTTTATCTCGCAAAATTAcctctatttttgttttgttttttttatttttcatctaaattattttttgttatacgtTGCTATCCAGTACACAAGATTTATATTATGCCATTCCTGACCAATTTCAAGTGGAAAATTCCATTTAAAAGTGATCAAATGCACGGCACATACTATTTTCTAAGTACAAGAACATCAATTTCAAGAGCAATTTCTGGATAAATTCATCCTCCTCCAACAAAATTCAAAGACTCGTCAACACGGaatattttaaacttaatctttttgtccataaaaaaatcatgtatcGACAATCTATCACTTTCCGATGCATTTTTTCACCAAAAAGTGATACGAGATAGCAAAGTGCAAATCTCCTATACTTTGGGTGACAAAGTGTAATAAAAGAAAGTGTAAAAAACACTATACAAGTTGTAATTAAAAGGCGTGGTAATGAGGGAgagaaagtaaaaattaaatagtagaGGGAATAATTTGTGTTCATGAATTGGGACAGAGCTGACTCTCTATCTGCTGCTTAGTTCCTCAAACCAATAATTAATGGCAATTACAAAAGATACATTGGTTTTGCACCGAATTCCATTGGTGTCTTCATGTGTCATGTCCATTTCAGAGggacaaatttttattatttaataattgcCGACATTATTATAACTTACatgtaaattaattactttatttttttacacaaCACATTTGGgatctcttcttctttttatatgaCTTAATCTCTCTCTTAATGCCCTCTCTTCTTGGGAAAAAAccaaattttcttgaatttttgcaaGCTTcatgtatttattgtattgtttaatgtttaaatttgaaaattaatttaattaagacaTTGATGGTTTCAATTaacaaatacatttaaatGACACAaacgaataaaaaattactataacaATGACGTACACTTGCGCCTGTGAGGCTTAAATCCACGACTTTTTAGTTTTGAGCTTGATGTATATTAATTGCGATTTGATTCATTGGATTTTTGCAAGTCATTAATGTCTCCATGTCAACAATCCCATATTTTAGTGAGTCAAAGATTTAAACTTTATACAATTATTAGCCTAAACGCCACGTTGGTTTAGATTATAACTCGAATTTAAGCCAATTATACTGAGTTTTGTTGAccttaattacatttatcatgtgattggtgtataatttaaaaagagtgACAAATTACATGTTAAAACAGTATTGTTGGATGAGTACAATGTCAAAAACGTACAATTTACATTActcattttcttaaatattttaaactttcaCCAGCAAATCAAGTTAAACTCAATCGAAACCGGAGTTTTGCTttgaatatgtaatttttagagtttagaaagaaaataaaatataagtatatattattttagaggAAGTCATCTAAATCCTCGTATTTATAAGGATAAATTTTGTTGACATTTCCTGAAATTAAATCTAAAGacataaatatcttataaagaACTCATCGATACACCTCCTAAGAGATGTTAGTGTAATGTACTTGAGGGGGTCTTGTGTAAACTGTTGATACTGAATAGGATGCTTATAACTACAATTTCAAAGGGTGCATTTATACCCTTTGACTTAAAAAGTAttgtatttagaaaaaattctaatccaaATCGAGCTTGGTCGGACCTTAATCGATTATATGACAAGTCCAATACACTTATGGTGTGATTGGcgtatagttaaaaaaaagtgacgaatcacataacaagtgtatcacacttactttgtgattgatttggttcaGCCAACCCTAGTCTAGGCAAGTACTTTCTTTAGATTTAAActtaaagaaaattcttacccAAATCAGGTCTGGCTAAACGCATTTGtcatatgattgattattttctctaaattaTACACTAATCACATCATAAGTATATtgcacttatcatataattaatttaaattgataaaatttaatttgaaattaaacgTTCCCTTCATCTTAGGAGATGTTAATgtagtatattatatttataatatggaGTCGAAGCTGATGGAGAAAGTGTAAGAAACAAACATCAACTAACAATAAAAAGTCCTTTGGAGGTTATGGGtccatgaaatttttaaacttatcaCTTTGGTACAAATATCAAAAACCGTGGCTGTAATGTAGCCACAACCCCCATACAACATCTATACACCCCTCACATTGTACCATATTTTCCCAAGATATTGTTCTCTCAAACCTCATTTTTTCCCAcagaaagaaaatgcaaatctTGCTGTCAATTGTCGATTTGTCGTTACAAATAATCATAGGatcatgtaataaaaatataaattactatgTACATGAAATTATGTCTCTTGTACAGACATCATTCATCGATCCGTCCCAATAAATCCTCACCATCCATCGAGATGAACACAAGTTCCTTAGGTCAACAAAGAGCACAGTGTAATTCATTGCTACCACGTTTTTGTCCTCCTTCACTGtctttaaatttcaagaacGGGAgagattgagagagagagagagagatggaggGAGATAGCAGCAACGACATATATAGAGAATGCTTGAGAAACCATGCAGCCAGCCTCGGGAGCTACGCGACCGACGGCTGCGGAGAGTTCACACTGGACGACACGGCTCCCGGCGGCGGCCTCAACTGCGCTGCATGCGGCTGCCACCGCAACTTCCACCGCAAAGTCATCCGGAGCCAAACCCACGACGCGGCTGCCGATGTCATCGTAGACTATGCCAGCGGCGGATCGGGGCGGCAGCAGGTGACGGGAATGGCGTACTCGCCGGAGTCGTCGGAGCGGGGCAGCAAGAAGAGGTTCAGAACAAAGTTCACGGCGGAGCAGAAGGAGAAAATGCTGGGGTTTGCGGAGAAGTTGGGGTGGAAGTTGCAGAGGAAAGATGAAGAAGACGAGATTGAGAGATTCTGCAGAGGGGTTGGGATCAGTAGGAAAGTGTTCAAAGTTTGGATGCACAATCACAAGAACTCTCCACCGCATTCTGCTGGGAATGTGTCCTCTCTTACTGATCAATAatgctaattatttatatataaataacaaccCTTTTTGAGTTTTTTCATCATTAAATTCTTACAATTGTTCTGTGCTTTAATTTCTCTCTCgaaaaattcttactcaaatATGATTGGTAAAACCAAATCAAACACACAACAAGTATTATACAGTTATTGTGTGATTAgtacatcaatcacacaataaatatattacatttattatataagtgGCTGAGCCCAATTAACTTGAtctgaattagaattttttttctcttccgtttcttttattagaaaaataattgataagaACGTGATTTATTCAGTTTCTAGTGCTAAGATGAGCAAGAATAGTGTAATAAGGGAGAGTTCCATTATGGGTGGGGAATGAAAATCATGTACTTTCTACTCCATTATATTCTTGGGAAATTTTAGCTCAAATTTGgcggattgaattttctatacCAATCTTTATTCAATGATCTTTTAGTACATTTAATATACATACGTTATGTGTATAAGGCtgatatcatataatttattttgtgaaaaaaaaaatgacaagtGACATGCATGTGTATGCTAAATAGATTAAAAGATGGAATAAACTTTGTAACAGAAAATCTGATATGCAAATTGAGTCGGTTAGACgtaaatcaattatacaatgCACTTGTAATGTGATTAGTGTACAGTAAAAAGatagttattaataaaaattatgtacacttgttatgtgattgattcgATTTGACCAATATCCGATGTGAGCTAGCAATATTCTTCCATTTTGTAACATTTTAAGATGAGTGattatgtattaataattaactagatttattttatagtgtATTGTCTAGATTTATTATTCAAGGAGTAAACTTTCAGACCTCATTTACTTTCAGATATGTGATTAAATGTGGGATTGATTCTATACGcaatattatgtattatttagtGATATATGAAAATGAGAGATAAGCTCATCTactttattgaaaattttagtccGTATCCGATTCGATGATAACTGAACCAATCATATTAatgcaaaaaaattgagggtaAAAATATCAAGCTCCTATTTTGGCCTTGAGCAAATTAGCGAAAGTAATTTCTGGTCAATTGTCAGGGACCAAAATGCAAATGTTGACTCTTATTCCAGAGGGTGAGCCTTGTACAATTTGCCCATCATTTCGGCCGTTCATAATGAAgtaaaataagatattgaGGGGAATAATTGATTTCAATGCAATCTATTGATGTAAGCGAGTCtgcaataaaaacaaaatggtTGCGGAAAAAGATAGGTAACAGAAATAATtcctgtgtgtgtgtgtgtgtgtgtgtgtgttttgatAGGCACCACatacaagaaatattattttaaagttaaaaggtgtttggttcaaattatttaagatattttacaattttatacggtatttttatagtttataacATGCTatgttctattttaaaaattaaattttcaaatgtatggataaaataatattacgaAATTCATAAGATGTTAGAGATGACGATTTTGTTTGTAATCATATGATATAACTCGAggcaatttattaaaatcttagaaataaattgaaaattccttattttttaaaaagagcttataagttcttaacattttttttttaattttataagctcatattttaaaaattttactctTAACACTTTTGacattttataagttcatCGAAACACCCTCTTAATCATATAATGAGTGCATTGTATTTGATGCGATAAAAAATAGTGCTCAGATTTAGTTGtagttcaaaataataaaataaaataataagattaagAGAGTAGAAAAGAGTGAAATTGAGAActaaatttctcattttttatgtagaaatgtgatattgaaattgaaattcaaaatgtgATACTCCAATTAAGAAATTAGAGTTGTATTTGGAATTGACCATTTGGACTGGGGAGCTCGTAATTTTGTAGGCAGCCCCTCAACGAATTGAATAAGACGGTGGAAGAATTATTTCCTGACAGTTAGAATCCGGCAATCCTTAAGAGAGATTGGAGTTCCTTGCAGATAAGGTTGTTGAATTCTAGAGGTGGTCAGGATCCTCCTCCTGTCGGGTTTTGGGCTATAGGTTACCGTAGAGATAAAAACACATTCAACTCTTCTTCTGCAGTGGCCTAATGTCCCTTCTAGGGCAGCTGgtctttatttgattttgtgtaGTCTGAATTAAGAGGTCCTACATAAATGCTATCTTAAATTACCCGTGATCACCAcgtaatatatgtttttacttttgaCTAGGGATTCCAGGTCCCTAATAAGCTTCCTTAATAGTTCCATCTATCAAAATAGTAGTGTACATCTGATAGTTCCAGGGTACCTCAACATAAATGGCGCTATCTTTTTGAGCATACAAGTTACGGCAGATaccaatattttcatgtaagtTGCTCTTGTACATAACTTGGGAGGATGAGCGGGGATCGGCGTGAAAGAACACGCAAAGGGATGAGAAGAGCAAGAAACGACGTCAACTTCAAGCAGCTAtaatagagagagaattatGATTTCAAACTTTGCGAATACTAAGCTCATAGAGATCCATAACACTTCGGAGTACCAAATGGCAGTCCAGAGACGCGTAACTATGTAGACAGGATACTATTACCCCTATCAACCTACATTAACTTCATATTCAGAATAAGCTCTCACACAATCACTTAGCAAGCATCATTCTCACAAATTCCTCGTAATTCACTTGCCCATCACCATCCACATCGGCTTCACGTATCATCTCATCAACCTCCTCGTCTGTCAGCTTCTCCCCAAGGTTTGTCATCACATGGCGGAGCTGTGAAATTTTTCACACAGgcatatgaaattatcaatggACAAACACAAGTATCGACAGCCAAAAGCCGTGTTCTAATGGCAAACAGCTAGGTTGGAATCAAGAGGGTGAAACAAGAAGACGATACCTCTGCAGCAGAAATGAAGCCATTTTGATCTTTGTCGAAGACCTTGAAAGCTTCCTTAAGTTCCTCCTCTGAGTCGGCATCCTTCACAAATAAAGGACATTCACTAGGCAGATTTGTATGCACTTCTAAGATATACACCATATGACCATGTTACTGATATTAGGATTGACTCTTCAGGATTCTTCAGGACTAGTAACATTTCTATCCCCATATGCCTTCCATACAAATGATAAGTTTTTTTGCAGCAGGGACTTTCTAATAAAAGTTTACCCCAACCAAACATCAGAAAATAATGTGCGTTCATCAACTGTATCAAACTAGCACATCAGTTTTTCTAATGAAAGGGTTGGTTTTGTCCATAGCATTATTAAGTTCTAAAGTGAAAGTAAAACGCATAGGGTTAGAATCAAACTTACCTTCATTTTCCGAGCcatcaaattcaagaattcaGGAAAGTCAATGGTACCATTTTGATCGGCGTCAACTTCATTGATCATATCTTGAAGTTCAGCTTCAGTAGGATTCTGTCCAAGTGACCTCATCACCGTTCCCAGCTCCTTAGTTGTGATGCaacctataaaaatattatgtgacAGTAACATGTGAAACAATATAGCATTGCAGAGATAAATGTCCAGTAGAGCACAAAATACAAGTTTGCATGTCAAGCCATTTACAAGATCTtaccaagaaaattattggttttgtttgtttatttttacatGTGGTCATTTATTGGCAGAacgaatatttttatgatcatgTACAAGCCCATTCATCTGTCTATGTAGTTCAGAAATTGATCTTCAAGTGTGACAgacttttctttataatattaatcaatCAACTTAAAAATGCATAGAAGTTCTAATTTGCAAAATGAAAAGACAATTATGAGTTAACTACACTGAGGTGCAAAGTCCAAGTGGTTGGACTTCTTCAGGTTAATGCTGACATTATGACCACAGATCCATATGCATTAAATTGTGATGATAAATTAAAGATCATTTAATCGATCAAGAACAAATTAAGTAGTTAAAAATCCGATCtacattgaagaaaaaaagattatatataatttcaaaaaaaaaaaaaacaaggaaaTAAATCTATGCCTTCTACCTTGtaatcaaaacaaataaaatagttcaaaaaCAGTAAAtgctattttaatatttaaaaagataaaataaggACCCTTTAGAAAATTAGTGTCTTTTccatttagaaaagaaaaaaggcaaAAACATGTGAAAGGCAAAAGTGGGATGGAGTCTGCTTATGTCTCTGCAAAATAACAAAAGGATGGGTTGGATCACAAGAAACATTGAACCGAGTGTTGGGCAAAAATAATGCCAAAGATAGAGTGGGTTCAGACAGCCCAAAAATAAAGCCAAACATAGACATTTGATCTTTCAAGAATTCTCTTGGTGTCAAAACTGACAAATATGCCACTGGAACCATTCAATTCTATTGAATGAAGAGTGTTGGTTGAC from Sesamum indicum cultivar Zhongzhi No. 13 linkage group LG3, S_indicum_v1.0, whole genome shotgun sequence harbors:
- the LOC105158202 gene encoding zinc-finger homeodomain protein 7-like codes for the protein MEGDSSNDIYRECLRNHAASLGSYATDGCGEFTLDDTAPGGGLNCAACGCHRNFHRKVIRSQTHDAAADVIVDYASGGSGRQQVTGMAYSPESSERGSKKRFRTKFTAEQKEKMLGFAEKLGWKLQRKDEEDEIERFCRGVGISRKVFKVWMHNHKNSPPHSAGNVSSLTDQ
- the LOC105158203 gene encoding calmodulin produces the protein MAEQLTEEQIAEFKEAFSLFDKDGDGCITTKELGTVMRSLGQNPTEAELQDMINEVDADQNGTIDFPEFLNLMARKMKDADSEEELKEAFKVFDKDQNGFISAAELRHVMTNLGEKLTDEEVDEMIREADVDGDGQVNYEEFVRMMLAK